The genomic DNA CGGCCGGGCGCGGCTTAAGTACGCGGGGTCGGCGCAAATCCCGCCAATTCCGTCCGGTCGCTCCGCGGTCGTCGGGCCGTTCGTTTTCGTCGCGGTGTGACCTCCTGTCGGACTCACCGACCGGTCGCCGGAGATGACATGCCAGTTCGGGGCCACAGTCGTCATCAGTCCTCCCGGCGTATCTCGGCTGCTATGGCACAATTCAGCGAGGACGACGAGGGCAAAGACGTCGTCATGGGCGACGACAAGGTCGGAACGGTCCAGGAAGTGCGCGGCGACACGGCGTACGTCAACCCGGACGCCGGCATCACCGACAAGATCAAGGCGAGCCTCGACTGGGGCGACGACGACGAGGACACCTACCCGCTCGAGGCCGACCAGGTCGACGCCGTCACCGACGACGAGGTTCGCCTGCGAAGCGACCTGTAGCCGACCCGCTGCGCAGCGCGCTCGTTTTTTATTGTTTCGCGATTTGCTCGGCCACCCTGTCTAGGTGATCGAGCCCGACGACAGCGACCGTCTCTCCGCGCTCGCGGAGCGACGCGAGTTCCCCGGCCATGTGCTCCTCGCGGGTCTCGTCCCGGAGCGCCACGGGCCGGGGCGGGTCGAACGCCCGGAGCAGCGACTGGGAGCGCCTGGCCTGCGCGCGCTCGTCGCTGGCCTGCACTGCGGGCGGGTCCGCGCGGGTGCAGTCGTGCTCGACGGGGTCGTCGACCTCGACCCGGAGCGCGGTCCGGTCGGCGACCGCGGCCGCGACCCGGCAGGTCAGCGCGTGGCGGGTCACCGACGCGACGCCCGACGCCACCCGCCGGAGCGTGCCGGGCGAGGCGCCGTCGCGCCACCAGTTGCGGGCCAGGCGGGCGAAGAAGCCGCCGGTGGGCCCGTCGACGCCGACGACGTCGGCGCCGCACTCCTGGGCGGCCTGTGCGGCCGCGCTCATCTCGCCGCCGAACGCGGGCGGGGTGCGGTCGCTCCGGGCGTAGGCCCGGTAGAGCGGCGTCGCCAGCGGCGGCGCTTCGAGCGCGACGGTGTCGGGCTCGCGCTCGGCCACCACCGCGCGGGCCCGGAAGACGCTCGCGGGGTGGTCGTGGACGACGCCGACCAGGGTCACGTCGCCGTCGGGGTGGGCGACGGTGCGGACGTACTCGTCGCCCAGGCGCGGGTCGTCCGGGCCGTCGGTCGGCGGTTCCGCCGGCTCGTCGCTCGGTTCGGGGGTGTCGTCCGACCCGCCGTCGGGGGCGTCGGTCGAGTCGGGTGCGTCGTCGGGGGAGGGCATCGACGTGCGGGCCGGTATCACGCACCCCACATAACGTTTCGGATTCGGTCGCGTCCGCCGGCGGGCCGGCGGCCCGCGGGGACCGGGTTTATACCGGAGAGGGGACAAGTCCCCGCCAATGGCGAGCGTCAGCGCCGACGAGAACCCCTACGTCGAGGACCCGCCGACCGACTTCGACCCGGTCGAGCAACTGACCGACGAGGAGGCCGCCGAGCAGGCCCGCCTGCTCCGGGAGGCCGTCCGCTACCACGACTACCGCTACTACGTCGAGAACGACCCCGTCGTCGCCGACCGGACGTACGACGCCCTCTTCACCCGCCTCCAGGATCTCGAGGACGCCTTCGACGTGCAGACCGACGACAGTCCCACCCGGCGAGTCGGGGGCGAACCCCTCGACGAACTCGGGACGGTCGAGCACGTCGCGCCGATGCTCTCCATCGACTCGAGCGGCGAGGCCGAGGACGTCCGGGAGTTCGCCCGGCGGATGGAGCGAGAGGTCGGCGACGACGTCTCGTACGTCTGCGAGCCCAAGTTCGACGGGCTCTCGGTCGAGATCGTCTACGAGGACGGCGAGTACGTCCGGGCCGCCACCCGCGGCGACGGCCACACCGGCGAGGACGTCACCGAGAACGTCCGGACCATCGCCAGCGTGCCCCACCGGCTCCGGGGCGATCGTCCCGACCGGCTCGTCGTCCGCGGCGAGGTCCACATCCCCGAGGGCGACTTCCGGGAACTCAACCGCGAGCGGGTCGAGCGCGGCGAGGACCCCTTCGCGAACCCCCGGAACGCCGCGGCCGGCACCCTCCGGCAGCTCGACCCGTCGGTGACCGCCGGCCGGCCGCTCGACGTGTTCTTCTTCGACGTCCTCGACTCTTCGCACGACTTCGCGACCCACTGGGAGCAGCACGAGACGCTGCCCCGCTGGGGCCTGAAGGTCAACGACCGGGTCGAGCGCACCGACGACGTCGAGGACGCCATCGCGTACCGCGACCGGCTGATGGAGGACCGGCCGGACCTCGACTACGAGATCGACGGCGTCGTCATCAAGGTCGACGACCTCGACGCCTGCGAGGAGCTGGGCGCCACCGAGCGCCACTACCGGTGGGCGTACGCCTACAAGTTCCCCGCGCGCTCGGAGGTCACGACCATCACCGACATCACGGTCCAGGTCGGCCGGACCGGCCGACTCACCCCGGTCGCGCTGCTCGAACCGGTCGACGTCGGCGGGGTCACCGTCTCGCGCGCCAGCCTCCACAACCCCGACGAGATCGCCGCGATGGACGTGAACGTCGGCGACGAGGTGCGGGTCGAGCGCGCCGGCGACGTCATCCCCTACGTCGCCGAGGTGGTCGAGCACGGGGCCGAGGGCCACTACGAGTTCCCCGAGCGGTGCCCGGTCTGCGACAGCGCGGTGGAGTTCGACGGCCCCATCGCCTACTGCACCGGCGGGCTGGCCTGCGACGCCCAGCTCCGGCGCGCGGTCCAGTACTACGCCAGCGAGGACGGCCTCGACGTCGAGGGACTGGGCGGCGAGCGGGTCGACCAGCTCATCGACGCCGGCCTCATCGACGACAGCCTCGCGGACCTCTACCGCATCGAGAAGGCCGACCTGGTCGACCTGGAAGGGTGGGGCGAGACCAGCGCCGAGAACCTCCTGCGCGAACTCGAGGCGTCGAAGCGACCCCGCCTCCGGGCGTTCCTCGCGGCCATCGGCATCCCGAAGGTCGGGCCGGCGACCGCGGCAGACCTCGCCCGCTCGTTCGGCGACCTCGACGGCGTCCGGACCGCGACCCGCGACGAGCTCGAATCGGTCGAGGGCATCGGCCCGAAGGTGGCCGACCAGATCGCGGAGTTCTTCGACTCGCTCGAGAACGAGCGGGTCATCGACGACCTGCTCGACGCGGTCGGCCCGCTCGAAACCCCGGGCGACGGGGAGACCGGCGACGAACTCGCGGGCCTGACGTTCGTGTTCACCGGCTCGCTCGACGGCTACACCCGGAACGAGGCCCAGCAGCGGGTCGAGGACCACGGCGCGAACGCCACGGGCAGCGTCTCCGGAAACACCGACTACCTCGTCGCCGGCGACAGCCCCGGCCAGTCGAAGCTCGACGACGCCGAGGCCGAGGGCGTGCCGGTGCTGGACGAGGAGGCGTTCGAGGGCCTTCTGGCGGAGCGGGGCGTGGCCGCCTGAAGGTCAGTCCCCTCGACCGCCTGGCAGTGATCACACACCCGAAACGCGTGTCACCCCAAAATTATTACTTAATTGGGGGGATTTAGACGCATGAGCGCGCTCAAGTCGCTGTTCGCATACTGGAAGCGACTCCACGCGGCGGTGCACGTCGATTCGCCGTGGCGGAGGGCGATTATCGGCGGAGTCTCTGGCCTTTCGGGTGCACTGCTCGCAGATGCGGTCACGCAATCGTACTCGCTACGACTGCTCACCATCTTCGTCGTCACTACCGGTCTCATGGTCGTCCTCTCGGCCCTCGCGAATCATCTTCAGTAGCGTATCGCCTCCTGCGGGCAGACTTTCGCCGACCGACACCGTCGCAGATGGCCCGCTCGTAGACGTACGAACCGGCCGATTCGACCGGTTGGGTTCGGGAACACCCTTCGAACAGAAAGCGTGTTCTCGACGTCGGCTACAGGTCCGAGTCGTTGAACGCCAGGTAGCCGAGCGCGACCGGGACGAGCAGCCACAGCAGGAACTGGGCCAGCACGACCCAGTCCGAGAGGTAGACCGGCGTCTCGCCGATCTGCTTGGCGATGAACGACTGCATCCGACCGGCGCCGTACAGCCGGGCCGACAGGACGCTGTCGGTGTACAGCCGGGTGACGAGGCTCTCGTACGCCCGGATGGGGTTGAAGAACTTGATGAACAGCCCGTACTTCACGAGCGTCATGTTCTCCCAGCCGAGGCCGAGCTGGTCGTTGAACACCACCAGGACCCGCCGGACCTGGGTCCAGAGCATCGTGAGCACGACGTACGTCCCGACCGTACCGAGCATCGCCCGGCGGTTCGACGACGACGCGGCCGAGAACCCGACCGCGACGCTGACGAACACGACGCCGAGCAGCAGCGTCAGGGCGACGAACGCGAAGTACTTCAGGGGCTCGACCTGCACGCCGTAGAGCGCGAGGACGACCGCCGCGAGCAGCATGGCGATCAGCACCGGCAGGGTGAGCACGGTGCTCCGCCCGAGGGTCTTGCCGGCGACCACGTCCTGCCGGGAGTGGGGCAGCGAGAGCAGCAGCTTCAGCGACCCCGACTCGCGCTCGCCGATGATGGAGCTGTACGCGACGGCGATGGCGACGATGGGGACCACGAGCGCGACCACCCGGTTGCCGAGCGTCGGCACGAACACCTCGGAGGTGAGCGGCTGGTTCCCCTGCGGCTCGACGCCCGACCCGATGAGGTAGGCGCTCCCGACGAACAGGCCGAAGAAGACGGCAGACAGGCCCCAGAGCCACCGCGAGCGCACCGCGTCCCGGAAGTCCTTCCGGGCGATGGCCTGCCACGTCATGCCGTCACCTCCTGTCTGTCGGTGGTGTACGCCATGAACAGGTCCTCGAGCGACGCCTCCTCGGTCTCGAAGTCGCTGACGTCGACGCCGGCCGATTCGAGGGTCGTGATGACCGACGTCTTGGCGTCGCTCCCGCAGGAGACGACCAGCCGGCCGCCGTCGTCCCGCTCGACCTCGGAGACGCCGTCGAGGTCGCGCACGTCGGCCAGCGCCTCGTCGGAGACGCCGTCGGCGGTGATCCGCAGCACGGTGTCGGCGCTGGTCGCCTCGCGCAGCCCCTCGATGGAGTCCTCGGCCACGAGCTGGCCGTCCCGGAGGATGCCCACGCGGTCGCAGACCGCCTCGACCTGGCCCAGGATGTGGCTCGAGAAGAAGACCGTGGCGCCCCGGTCAGCCTCCTCGCGGACGATGTCGCGCATCTGGCGTGCCCCCTGCGGGTCGAGCCCGGTCGAGGGCTCGTCGAGGACGAGGATGTCGGGCTCGCCCACCAGCGCCATCCCGAGGACCAGGCGCTGGGCCATCCCCTTGGAGTAGCCGCCGGCCTTCCGGTCGCCGGCGTCGCCCAGCCCGACGCGGTCGAGGATGGCGTCCGGGTCGTCGTCGGCCTCCTTCGACTCGATGGCGAACTCGAGGTGCTGTCTGCCGGTCAGGCGGTCGTACACCGAGAACCCCTCGGGGAGCACGCCGAGGCGCTCGCGGACCGCGACGCCCTCCTCGCGGACGTCGCGGCCGAGGATGCGGACCTCGCCGTCGGTCGGGCGGACGAAGTCCAGCAGCATGTTGATGGTGGTGGACTTGCCCGCGCCGTTCGGGCCGAGGAAGCCGAACACCTCGCCCTCCTCGACCTCGAAGGAGAGGTCGCGGACGGCGACCACGTCGCCGTACCGCTTGGTGACTCCGTCGATCTCGATAGCGGCCATAGGAGCGCCTTTTGCGTTCCCCTACGTAAACCCTTGTCTTATCCCGGCGTTCGTCTGACGGAGACGGTGTCCCGCTAGTTCTCTCGTAGCGAGTGCCTCCGGTCGCTCAGACCGCCTCGTCCGGGTCGTGCCGGTCGGCCATCCGGGTCGCCTCGTCGGCGTAGCGCTCGCGGGTCGCCTCGTCGTCGACCGCGTCGAGCGACTCGGGGTCGGCGTCGACGGCCGCGGTCACGTCCACCTGGCTGAGCATGTTCATCGACCGCTGCTTGTGGAGTCTGCGCTCGCCGTCGGTCGTGGCGTACACCAGCGAGACCATGCCCTTGTCGGTGTACGTCCGCTCCACGAGCCAGAGTCGCTCCTCGTCCATGTTGACACCTACTCGGGCGGCGAGTTGAATCCACCGGGTCGGTCGCGCCCTCGCGCTCGCGTCGGCACGCCGGGTCAGCGTCGCGTGCCAGTAGCGTTAAGGCGCGAAGCGGCGTAACGGACTGTGAATGATGGACTACGGGTGGCAGGACCGAAGGGGACACGGAGTACCGGGTACCGGTAGCAACAGCCTCGGTCCCCTCCCCGCGAAGGCATGAGGATGAGCCAGTCCCCGCTCTCCCAGGCCACGGACGACCGCCTCTCGGAGATGCTCTTCCAGGGCGAGGAGGTCGAGGAGGAGTTCACCGTCGAGGGCGCCCGCGTCGCGGTCACGACCCACCGCGTGCTCGTGTTCACCCCAGACGGCGACGGCCGGCGGTTCGACCACGCCGACCGGCCGAACGTCCTGGACGCGAGCGTCGAGACCTCCGGGCGGAACTCGTACGTCGAGTGGGGCGTCCGGACCGGCGTCTACGGTGCGGTGCTGCTGGGCGGCGGCGTCCTCCTGAAGACCAGCGGCATCCTCGAGCAGATCGGGGCCACTCAGGCGCCCGCGGACGTCCCCGGGTCCGGCATCGCGCAGTTCGTCTCTCTCCTCCCGAAGGCGCTGGGCACGCTCACGACCGGCTTGCTGCTCGGCGGCGCCCTGCTGGCGCTGGCGGCCGCCGCGCTCGGCGCCCTCTACTTCGACTCCCGCGAGCGCGAACTCGTCATCGAGCGGGCCGGCCGCGACCCGATGCGGGTGCCGGTCCGCGACGACGAAGCCGAGGACGTCGCCCGACGGCTCCGGACCGCGGTGGGAACAGGTTCAAAGCCGCGCAGCGACTAGCGGCGCTCGATGGACGGCGACGCGGTACGCGACCGAGCCGGAGAGCTGCCCCGACAGCCCGGCGTCTACCAGTTCGAAGACGGCGAGACGGTCGTCTACGTCGGCAAGGCCGTCGACCTCCGGGACCGGGTGCGGTCGTACGCCGACCCGCGGGGCGAGCGCATCCGCCGGATGGTCGACCGGGCCGACCGCATCGACTACTCGGTCACCGACACCGAGACCCAGGCGCTGCTGCTCGAAGCGAACCTCATCAAGCGGTTCCAGCCCCGGTACAACGTCCGGCTGAAGGACGACAAGTCCTACCCCCTCGTCCAGCTCACCGACCACGAGTTCCCCCGCATCGAGATCACCCGCGACCCGGACCCGGCGGCCCGCGCACGACGGGCCGGCGAGGCCCGGAGCGACGGCGGCGCCCGGGCGAGCGCGGGCGGCGGTCCCGACGCCTCCGGACCCCGGGTTTTCGGGCCCTTCACGCGGAAGACGCGGGTCGAGACGGTCGTGAAGGCCCTGCGGGAGACCTACGGCGTCCGGGGCTGCTCGGACCACAAGTTCGCCAACCGCGACCGGCCCTGCCTCGACTACGACATCGGCCTGTGCACCGCGCCGTGTACCGCCGAGATCGACCGGGACTCCTACATCGCCGACGTGGAGTCGGTCGTCCGGTTCTTCGAGGGCGAGACCGGCGTGCTCGCCGACCCCTTGCGCCGCGAGATGGAACGAGCCGCCGAGAACAGGGAGTTCGAGCGCGCCGCGAACCTCCGGGACAAGCTCGACGCGGTCGAGGGGTTCCACGGCGGCGCGGGCGAGGCGGTCGCCCACGAGAGCGACGAGCGCGCCGTCGACGTGCTCGGCGTCGCGCTGGAGGGCGACTCGGCGACCGTCGCGCGGCTCCACAGCGAGTCGGGCCAGCTGGTCGACCGCGAGCGCCACGCCGTGACGGTGCCCGAGGGCGACGCCGACGACGCCGACACCCGGGCCGGCGCGGTGCTCTCGGCGTTCGTGACCCAGTACTACGCCGAGCGCGACCTGCCCGACGCGCTGCTGTTCTCCGACCGGCCGGACGACGAGGAGGTGCTCGACTGGCTGGAGGGAGAGGGCGTCGCGGCCAGGGTGCCGGGCGCCGGACGCGAAGCGACGCTCGTGGACCTCGCGCTCAAGAACGCCCGGCGGGGCGCGAGCGAACCCGACGCCCTCGCGGCGCTCCGGGACGCGCTCGACCTCGACCGGGTGCCCCGGCGCATCGAGGGGTTCGACGTGAGCCACGCCCAGGGCAAGCACGCGGTCGGCAGCGACGTCGCCTTCGCCGACGGGTCGGCCGACAAGTCGGGCTACCGCCGGAAGAAGCTCAGCGACGAGAACGACGACTACGCCAACATGTACGACCTCGTGCGCTGGCGGGCCTCCCGTGCGGTCGAGGGCCGCGACGACCGGCCCGACCCCGACCTCCTGCTCATCGACGGCGGCGAGGGGCAACTCAACGCCGCCCGCGAGGCCCTCGCCGACGTCGGCTGGGACGTGCCCGCTATCGCGCTCGCGAAGGACGAGGAGGTCGTGGTCACCCCGTCGGGAACCTACGACTGGCCGAGCGACGCCGACCACCTCCACGTCCTCCAGCGGGTCCGCGACGAGGCCCACCGGTTCGCGGTCCAGTACCACCAGACGCTCCGGGACGACGTCTCGACCGAACTCGACAACGTGCCCGGCATCGGTCCGCAGACCCGCCGGAAGCTCCTCCGGCGGTTCGGCAGCGTCGAGGGGATTCGGGAGGCGTCGGTCGCGGAACTACAGGAGGTGGAGGGCGTCGGCGAGAAGACCGCCGAGACCATCGAGACGCGGCTGTCGTAACTCCTCGATTCCCGCTGACTGGTCGAGCCACCGAACGCCTTTCCCGCCGTTCTCCGAGCCGAGTCGGTGATGCCCTCCAGCGCGAAGTCCGCGCTTCTGTCTGCCGTCCGCGTCGTCTTCGTCGCCCTCGCCCGGCGGTTCGCCGAGACCGTCGTCGGAGGACTGTTCCGAACTCTCGGCCGGCGCAGTCGCCCGTGATTACGTGCTCTCCTCGAGGTGCTCGCGCGTCCGCCCCGAGTAGCCCAGCACCAGCGCGACCACCAGCAGCACTGCCAGGCCGACGACGAGCGCGCCCTGCAACACCGCCACGATGAGCAACCCGACGGCCCCGACGGTCGCGACTCTGTATCGGCCGGCCCAGATGCCGCGCGCGCCGGTGAGCGCGAACGAGACCGTCAGTAGATAAACCAGGAGTCCGCTGTCGGAGAAGCCCCTCGAGTCGAAGAGGACGACCGCACCGATGGCGAGGACGAGGACCACCACCCCGACCGAGAACCCCTTCGCCAGCGCCGAGCGCGTGTTCGCCATACGCCACGTTGTCCGGCCAGCGACATAATACGCCGTGGTGCCCCGCCGCCGACGCCCTCCCCGTCGCCCGGTAGGCGACACAAAGGCCAAACGTTATGACCGCATAGCATCGTGTAACCAACATGAACAACCCCTTCTACGAACTCGGACGGCTCACCGCCGGGGTGAGCGTCTCGCGCCTGCTGGCCGGCGTCGTCGGGGTGCTCGCGCTCCTCGTCGCCCTCCCGTACCTCGACGCCGCGGCGGTCGCGGGTCTGCTCGCGCTGGGGTTGGTGGTCGCGGTCCTCGCCAGCGCGGTCGAGATCGTCGGCCCGTACGAGAAGCGAGCGCTGACGGTGTTCGGCGAGTACCGGGAACTGCTGGGGCCCGGCCTGAACGTCGTCCCGCCGCTGGTGAGCGAGACCCACGCGTTCGACATGCGGACCCAGATGCTCGACGTGCCCGAGCAGGAGGCCATCACCGAGGACAACTCGCCGGTGACCGCCGACGCCGTCATCTACATCCGCGTGATGGACGCCGAGAAGGCGTACCTCGAGGTCGACGACTACCGGAAGGCGGTCTCGGACCTCGCCCAGACCACCCTCCGGGCGGTCATCGGCGACATGGAGCTCGACGAGACGCTCCGGCAGCAGAAGGAGATCAACGCCCGCATCCACGAGGAACTCGACCGGCCGACCGACGAGTGGGGCGTCCGGGTCGAGGCCGTCGAGGTCCAGTCGGTGATGCCCACGCCGACCGTCGTGAGCGCGATGGAGCAGCAGACCGCGGCCGAGCGCCGTCGTCGGGCGATGATCCTGGAGGCCCAGGGCGAGCGCCGGAGCGCCGTCGAGAAGGCCCAGGGCGAGAAGGCCTCGAACGTCATCCGCGCGCAGGGCGAGAAGCGCAGCCAGATGATCGAAGCGCAGGGCGACGCGGTGTCGACCGTGCTCCGGGCGCGCTCGGCCGAGTCGATGGGCGAGCGCGCGGTCCTCGACAAGGGGATGGAGACGCTCGACGCCATCGGGCAGGGCGACTCGACCACGTTCGTCCTGCCCC from Halorussus rarus includes the following:
- a CDS encoding PRC-barrel domain containing protein; the protein is MAQFSEDDEGKDVVMGDDKVGTVQEVRGDTAYVNPDAGITDKIKASLDWGDDDEDTYPLEADQVDAVTDDEVRLRSDL
- the ligA gene encoding NAD-dependent DNA ligase LigA, whose protein sequence is MASVSADENPYVEDPPTDFDPVEQLTDEEAAEQARLLREAVRYHDYRYYVENDPVVADRTYDALFTRLQDLEDAFDVQTDDSPTRRVGGEPLDELGTVEHVAPMLSIDSSGEAEDVREFARRMEREVGDDVSYVCEPKFDGLSVEIVYEDGEYVRAATRGDGHTGEDVTENVRTIASVPHRLRGDRPDRLVVRGEVHIPEGDFRELNRERVERGEDPFANPRNAAAGTLRQLDPSVTAGRPLDVFFFDVLDSSHDFATHWEQHETLPRWGLKVNDRVERTDDVEDAIAYRDRLMEDRPDLDYEIDGVVIKVDDLDACEELGATERHYRWAYAYKFPARSEVTTITDITVQVGRTGRLTPVALLEPVDVGGVTVSRASLHNPDEIAAMDVNVGDEVRVERAGDVIPYVAEVVEHGAEGHYEFPERCPVCDSAVEFDGPIAYCTGGLACDAQLRRAVQYYASEDGLDVEGLGGERVDQLIDAGLIDDSLADLYRIEKADLVDLEGWGETSAENLLRELEASKRPRLRAFLAAIGIPKVGPATAADLARSFGDLDGVRTATRDELESVEGIGPKVADQIAEFFDSLENERVIDDLLDAVGPLETPGDGETGDELAGLTFVFTGSLDGYTRNEAQQRVEDHGANATGSVSGNTDYLVAGDSPGQSKLDDAEAEGVPVLDEEAFEGLLAERGVAA
- a CDS encoding ABC transporter permease subunit, with the protein product MTWQAIARKDFRDAVRSRWLWGLSAVFFGLFVGSAYLIGSGVEPQGNQPLTSEVFVPTLGNRVVALVVPIVAIAVAYSSIIGERESGSLKLLLSLPHSRQDVVAGKTLGRSTVLTLPVLIAMLLAAVVLALYGVQVEPLKYFAFVALTLLLGVVFVSVAVGFSAASSSNRRAMLGTVGTYVVLTMLWTQVRRVLVVFNDQLGLGWENMTLVKYGLFIKFFNPIRAYESLVTRLYTDSVLSARLYGAGRMQSFIAKQIGETPVYLSDWVVLAQFLLWLLVPVALGYLAFNDSDL
- a CDS encoding ABC transporter ATP-binding protein → MAAIEIDGVTKRYGDVVAVRDLSFEVEEGEVFGFLGPNGAGKSTTINMLLDFVRPTDGEVRILGRDVREEGVAVRERLGVLPEGFSVYDRLTGRQHLEFAIESKEADDDPDAILDRVGLGDAGDRKAGGYSKGMAQRLVLGMALVGEPDILVLDEPSTGLDPQGARQMRDIVREEADRGATVFFSSHILGQVEAVCDRVGILRDGQLVAEDSIEGLREATSADTVLRITADGVSDEALADVRDLDGVSEVERDDGGRLVVSCGSDAKTSVITTLESAGVDVSDFETEEASLEDLFMAYTTDRQEVTA
- a CDS encoding excinuclease ABC subunit C, which encodes MDGDAVRDRAGELPRQPGVYQFEDGETVVYVGKAVDLRDRVRSYADPRGERIRRMVDRADRIDYSVTDTETQALLLEANLIKRFQPRYNVRLKDDKSYPLVQLTDHEFPRIEITRDPDPAARARRAGEARSDGGARASAGGGPDASGPRVFGPFTRKTRVETVVKALRETYGVRGCSDHKFANRDRPCLDYDIGLCTAPCTAEIDRDSYIADVESVVRFFEGETGVLADPLRREMERAAENREFERAANLRDKLDAVEGFHGGAGEAVAHESDERAVDVLGVALEGDSATVARLHSESGQLVDRERHAVTVPEGDADDADTRAGAVLSAFVTQYYAERDLPDALLFSDRPDDEEVLDWLEGEGVAARVPGAGREATLVDLALKNARRGASEPDALAALRDALDLDRVPRRIEGFDVSHAQGKHAVGSDVAFADGSADKSGYRRKKLSDENDDYANMYDLVRWRASRAVEGRDDRPDPDLLLIDGGEGQLNAAREALADVGWDVPAIALAKDEEVVVTPSGTYDWPSDADHLHVLQRVRDEAHRFAVQYHQTLRDDVSTELDNVPGIGPQTRRKLLRRFGSVEGIREASVAELQEVEGVGEKTAETIETRLS
- a CDS encoding SPFH domain-containing protein, translated to MNNPFYELGRLTAGVSVSRLLAGVVGVLALLVALPYLDAAAVAGLLALGLVVAVLASAVEIVGPYEKRALTVFGEYRELLGPGLNVVPPLVSETHAFDMRTQMLDVPEQEAITEDNSPVTADAVIYIRVMDAEKAYLEVDDYRKAVSDLAQTTLRAVIGDMELDETLRQQKEINARIHEELDRPTDEWGVRVEAVEVQSVMPTPTVVSAMEQQTAAERRRRAMILEAQGERRSAVEKAQGEKASNVIRAQGEKRSQMIEAQGDAVSTVLRARSAESMGERAVLDKGMETLDAIGQGDSTTFVLPQELSSLVGRYGKHLTGSDVGDVGDGDSLESLDFDAETEELLGLDDVDELVGELDGGTTDGEKADAEFDADVELETENQ